The Channa argus isolate prfri chromosome 14, Channa argus male v1.0, whole genome shotgun sequence genome includes a window with the following:
- the otol1a gene encoding otolin-1-A — MPSIRLVFLTTLFVVLMAVLASSARTTRWPKPQSTKKPPRAGSSGGGGGGGFRRTTTTTPSPSSSLQVDETTEIMLDAYSLSPTDSTTYSINSYSTEFHPDAIPPPENTQGNYSLDYNECFFNFCECCPPERGPVGPMGERGPPGEQGEKGPPGLPGEKGEAGFRGPPGPAGLPGANGLNGDIGEKGVQGPVGLPGAPGIPGKPGEKGDPGPKGEKGERGISGLKGDPGERGEPGLNGTNGSTGQQGPVGPPGIAGAKGQKGEQGLIGEGLPGEKGDMGERGPPGPRGEMGPPGLNGTDGAKGERGEQGPPGVKGDTGARGPLGPLGVRGIPGLKGEKGLKGVRGPRGPKGAQGESVEQVRSAFSVGLFPSRSFPPPGLPVKFDKVFYNGEGHWDPALNKFNVTYPGVYLFSYHITVRNRPVRAALVVNGLRKLRTRDSLYGQDIDQASNLALLQLVEGDQVWLETLRDWNGIYSSSEDDSTFSGFLLYPDPKIKPTALENL, encoded by the exons ATGCCGTCCATTCGTCTGGTGTTCCTCACCACCCTCTTTGTGGTCCTGATGGCCGTGCTTGCCTCCAGTGCCAGGACTACACGCTGGCCCAAACCTCAGAGCACCAAGAAGCCCCCTCGAGCTGGGAGCAGtggtgggggtggaggtggaggattCAGACGGACCACCACCACTACCCCATCCCCTTCCAGTAGCCTGCAGGTAGATGAGACGACTGAAATTATGCTGGATGCCTACTCCCTGTCCCCTACAGACAGCACCACCTATTCCATCAACTCTTACTCCACTGAATTCCACCCTGATGCCATACCACCTCCTGAGAACACCCAAGGAAATTATTCTCTTGACTATAATGAATGCTTCTTCAACTTCTGTGAGTGCTGTCCACCTGAGAGAGGCCCTGTCGGACCCATGGGAGAAAGAGGGCCACCAGGAGAACAAGGAGAGAAGGGCCCTCCAG gtCTGCCAGGAGAGAAGGGAGAAGCAGGGTTCAGAGGACCTCCAGGACCAGCAGGACTGCCTGGAGCCAATGGACTCAATGGTGACATAG GTGAAAAAGGTGTTCAGGGACCTGTGGGTCTACCTGGTGCTCCTGGGATCCCAGGAAAGCCAGGAGAAAAAG GTGATCCAGGGCCCAAAGGAGAGAAAGGTGAACGTGGCATCAGTGGTTTGAAAGGGGAcccaggagaaagaggagagccTGGCCTGAATGGAACTAATGGCAGCACTGGGCAACAGGGGCCAGTGGGTCCCCCAGGCATAGCTGGGGCAAAAGGTCAGAAAGGTGAACAGGGACTTATAGGTGAAGGTTTACCAGGTGAGAAAGGTGACATGGGTGAGCGTGGCCCCCCTGGTCCAAGAGGTGAAATGGGCCCCCCAGGGCTGAATGGAACTGATGGTGctaagggagagagaggggaacaAGGACCTCCAGGAGTGAAGGGGGATACTGGTGCCAGAGGACCCCTAGGACCTCTAGGTGTCAGGGGAATTCCAGGGCTTAAGGGGGAGAAAGGACTTAAAGGTGTCCGTGGGCCTCGCGGCCCTAAAGGCGCCCAAGGCGAGAGTGTGGAGCAGGTTCGCTCTGCCTTCAGTGTGGGTCTGTTCCCCAGCAGATCCTTCCCTCCACCTGGCCTGCCTGTGAAGTTTGATAAAGTCTTTTACAATGGGGAAGGGCACTGGGACCCAGCACTCAACAAGTTCAATGTTACCTACCCAGGGGTCTACTTATTCAGTTACCACATTACTGTACGCAACCGGCCTGTGCGTGCTGCCCTGGTGGTTAATGGGTTACGAAAGCTGCGGACACGGGATTCCCTGTATGGCCAGGACATTGATCAGGCATCCAACCTCGCACTGCTACAGCTGGTTGAAGGTGACCAGGTGTGGCTGGAGACACTGAGAGACTGGAATGGAATTTACTCCAGCAGTGAAGATGACAGCACCTTCTCTGGTTTCCTGCTTTATCCAGACCCTAAGATCAAACCTACTGCTTTAGAAAACCTCTGA